From Amycolatopsis sp. YIM 10, the proteins below share one genomic window:
- a CDS encoding GNAT family N-acetyltransferase, with the protein MSFAGLDPLLPEPGAPAGERVHARVRDGRQVSAVLYRSKLPAGAVERLFSPARTWEVTPLLDAGDTAGLRALLPRVRVRLLAERPGADSACVLAWPSLDAPVAGVLPRYGFLPRTAIGVRVPSNPATPAESPSGLVVRPAKEADLEELLALEVAELRYAALVGTARPLDNATTLLEPGLRRLLAEGHVWIAEADGLAVGMASTRCLLPEAGGPLANRLPGGRWGYVSTLSVAEDARGGGVGRALMAVAHRALAESGVRGTFLFYNPCNPLSSVFWHRQGYRPLWTIWDVTPAGEMRA; encoded by the coding sequence TTGAGCTTCGCCGGGCTGGACCCGCTCCTGCCGGAGCCCGGTGCCCCGGCGGGTGAGCGAGTCCACGCCCGCGTCCGCGACGGCCGCCAGGTCAGCGCGGTGCTCTACCGGAGCAAGCTCCCGGCCGGTGCCGTGGAGCGGCTGTTCTCCCCCGCCCGGACCTGGGAGGTGACGCCGCTGCTCGACGCCGGTGACACGGCGGGCCTGCGCGCGCTGCTGCCCAGGGTGCGGGTGCGCCTGCTGGCCGAGCGGCCCGGCGCCGATTCCGCGTGCGTGCTGGCGTGGCCGAGCCTGGACGCGCCGGTGGCCGGGGTGCTGCCGCGGTACGGCTTCCTGCCGAGGACCGCGATCGGCGTGCGCGTACCCAGCAACCCGGCCACCCCGGCGGAGAGCCCATCCGGCCTGGTCGTGCGCCCGGCGAAGGAAGCCGATCTCGAGGAGTTGCTCGCGCTGGAGGTCGCCGAGCTGCGCTACGCCGCACTGGTCGGCACCGCGCGCCCGCTGGACAACGCCACCACCCTGCTCGAACCGGGGCTGCGGCGGCTGCTGGCCGAGGGGCACGTCTGGATCGCCGAGGCGGACGGGCTGGCCGTCGGCATGGCGAGCACGCGCTGCCTGCTCCCCGAGGCCGGCGGGCCACTGGCGAACCGGCTGCCCGGCGGGCGCTGGGGTTACGTCTCCACGCTGTCGGTGGCCGAGGACGCCCGCGGCGGCGGGGTGGGGCGGGCGCTGATGGCGGTGGCGCACCGCGCGCTGGCGGAGTCCGGGGTGCGCGGCACCTTCCTCTTCTACAACCCGTGCAACCCGCTCTCCTCGGTGTTCTGGCACCGCCAGGGTTATCGTCCACTGTGGACCATCTGGGACGTGACCCCGGCGGGGGAGATGAGGGCATGA
- a CDS encoding ABC transporter ATP-binding protein, producing MQVHADRVSVTGPHGTLLPPTSLTVAAGQLAVLHGEPGAGLTAFGLALAGRFKPATGTVTGPAKLREVSAVVDAPGVSEPDGALSLSVVVGEELALARRPAAKEDVRRWLVANDVGPFANTRFENLSPVVRTRLLTALAASRKGVELLVLDTPDRHTSDVESWSDLAAEHAERGLAVVVLSATTPISALPFTPARTGELEQPEPRQCAPLPEPEPEPEEDPEGEEQ from the coding sequence GTGCAGGTTCACGCCGATCGCGTGTCCGTCACCGGACCGCACGGCACGTTGTTGCCACCGACCTCGTTGACCGTCGCCGCCGGGCAGCTGGCGGTGCTGCACGGCGAGCCGGGTGCCGGGCTGACCGCGTTCGGGCTGGCGCTGGCCGGGCGGTTCAAGCCGGCCACCGGCACGGTCACCGGCCCGGCGAAGCTGCGTGAGGTCTCGGCCGTGGTGGACGCACCCGGCGTCAGCGAGCCGGACGGCGCGCTGAGCCTGAGCGTGGTGGTCGGCGAGGAACTGGCACTCGCGCGCCGCCCGGCGGCCAAGGAGGACGTTCGGCGCTGGCTGGTGGCGAACGACGTCGGCCCGTTCGCGAACACCCGCTTCGAAAACCTCTCGCCGGTGGTGCGCACCCGCCTGCTGACCGCGCTCGCGGCGAGCCGGAAGGGCGTGGAACTGCTCGTGCTGGACACACCCGACCGGCACACCAGCGACGTCGAGAGCTGGTCGGACCTGGCCGCGGAACACGCCGAGCGCGGGCTCGCGGTGGTCGTGCTGAGCGCGACCACGCCGATCTCCGCCCTGCCGTTCACCCCGGCGCGGACCGGTGAGCTGGAACAGCCGGAACCGCGGCAGTGCGCTCCCCTGCCGGAGCCCGAGCCCGAGCCGGAAGAAGACCCCGAAGGAGAAGAGCAGTGA
- a CDS encoding class I SAM-dependent methyltransferase produces the protein MTEIDRLRPAYQADLADGLDRFFEPRASTCPWCSSERLSVRLRTRDFLQHKPGRFTLDQCKDCAHIFQNPRLNPAGLEFYYRDFYDGLGEKQLAGQFEGRGKTYLGRAEAVSGAVTRPSNWLDVGTGHGHFCESAREVFPETRFDGLDLSEGVKLAEEHGRVSAGYRGLFVELADELADRYDVVSMYHYLEHSTAPQAELDAAHRVLRAGGHLVIEVPDPESRYARLLGRRWLPWLQPQHLHFVPPANLRQRLEARGFTVVLEQRAEAHDPIDLVAAAWLTLDDLAPREDAPWHPRSPGRFRRIARGGVLLAGALGVVLAAVADRLVRPFAGRARLSNAYRMVARKDS, from the coding sequence ATGACCGAGATCGACCGGCTCCGGCCGGCTTACCAGGCCGACCTGGCCGACGGGCTCGACCGGTTCTTCGAACCACGGGCTTCGACCTGCCCGTGGTGCTCGTCCGAGCGGCTGTCCGTTCGCCTGCGCACCAGGGACTTCCTCCAGCACAAGCCGGGCCGGTTCACCCTCGACCAGTGCAAGGACTGCGCGCACATCTTCCAGAACCCGCGGCTGAACCCGGCCGGACTGGAGTTCTACTACCGCGACTTCTACGACGGCCTCGGCGAGAAGCAGCTCGCCGGTCAGTTCGAAGGCCGCGGCAAGACCTATCTCGGCCGGGCGGAAGCGGTGTCCGGAGCCGTGACCAGGCCGTCGAACTGGCTCGACGTGGGCACCGGGCACGGCCACTTCTGCGAATCCGCGCGCGAGGTGTTCCCGGAAACCCGGTTCGACGGGCTCGACCTGTCCGAAGGCGTGAAGCTGGCGGAGGAGCACGGCCGCGTTTCCGCCGGGTACCGCGGGCTCTTCGTCGAACTGGCCGACGAGCTGGCGGACCGCTACGACGTCGTCAGCATGTACCACTACCTGGAGCACAGCACCGCGCCGCAGGCCGAACTCGACGCCGCGCACCGCGTGCTGCGCGCCGGTGGTCACCTGGTGATCGAGGTGCCCGATCCGGAGAGCCGCTACGCCCGGCTGCTCGGCCGCCGCTGGCTGCCGTGGCTGCAACCGCAGCACCTGCACTTCGTGCCGCCGGCGAACCTGCGGCAGCGCCTCGAAGCGCGGGGCTTCACCGTGGTGCTCGAACAGCGGGCCGAGGCACACGACCCGATCGATCTGGTGGCCGCGGCCTGGCTCACCCTCGACGACCTCGCCCCGCGCGAGGACGCACCGTGGCACCCGCGCTCGCCCGGCCGGTTCCGCCGGATCGCGCGCGGTGGCGTGCTGCTGGCCGGGGCGCTCGGGGTGGTGCTGGCCGCCGTCGCCGACCGGCTGGTGCGGCCGTTCGCCGGGCGCGCGCGGCTGTCCAACGCCTACCGGATGGTGGCGCGCAAGGATTCCTGA
- the rpsA gene encoding 30S ribosomal protein S1, which translates to MTIDTATAPTASTPQQVAINDIGSEEDFLAAIDKTIKYFNDGDIVEGTIVKVDRDEVLLDIGYKTEGVIPSRELSIKHDVDPAEVVTVGDEVEALVLQKEDKEGRLILSKKRAQYERAWGTIEELKEKDEPVKGTVIEVVKGGLILDIGLRGFLPASLVEMRRVRDLQPYVGRELEAKIIELDKNRNNVVLSRRAYLEQTQSEVRSEFLNALAKGQVRKGVVSSIVNFGAFVDLGGVDGLVHVSELSWKHIDHPSEVVEVGQEVTVEVLDVDMDRERVSLSLKATQEDPWRQFARTHAIGQIVPGKVTKLVPFGAFVRVEEGIEGLVHISELAERHVEIPEQVVQVNGDVMVKVIDIDLERRRISLSLKQANEGFTTESEFDPTQYGMAAEYDEQGNYIYPEGFDPDTQEWQEGFDKQREEWERQYAEAHTRYEAHMKQIAKAAEQDAEAAANAATGVDPSGGEQSYTSAPADSGSKSTGGTLASDEQLAALREKLSGGA; encoded by the coding sequence ATGACCATCGACACCGCCACCGCCCCGACTGCGTCCACCCCGCAGCAAGTCGCCATCAACGACATCGGGTCGGAGGAAGATTTCCTCGCCGCGATCGACAAGACGATCAAGTACTTCAACGATGGCGACATCGTCGAAGGCACCATCGTCAAGGTCGATCGTGACGAAGTGCTGCTCGACATCGGGTACAAGACCGAGGGCGTCATCCCCTCGCGTGAGCTGTCCATCAAGCACGATGTCGACCCGGCCGAGGTGGTCACCGTCGGCGACGAGGTCGAAGCCCTGGTTCTCCAGAAGGAGGACAAGGAAGGCCGCCTGATCCTCTCCAAGAAGCGCGCGCAGTACGAGCGCGCCTGGGGCACCATCGAGGAGCTCAAGGAGAAGGACGAGCCGGTCAAGGGCACCGTCATCGAGGTGGTCAAGGGCGGCCTGATCCTGGACATCGGCCTGCGCGGCTTCCTGCCCGCGTCGCTGGTCGAGATGCGCCGCGTGCGCGACCTCCAGCCCTACGTCGGCCGCGAGCTCGAGGCGAAGATCATCGAGCTGGACAAGAACCGCAACAACGTGGTCCTGTCCCGCCGCGCCTACCTGGAGCAGACCCAGTCCGAGGTGCGCAGCGAGTTCCTCAACGCGCTCGCCAAGGGCCAGGTCCGCAAGGGCGTCGTGTCCTCCATCGTCAACTTCGGTGCCTTCGTGGACCTGGGTGGCGTCGACGGCCTGGTGCACGTCTCCGAGCTGTCCTGGAAGCACATCGACCACCCGTCCGAGGTGGTCGAGGTCGGCCAGGAGGTCACCGTCGAGGTGCTCGACGTGGACATGGACCGTGAGCGCGTGTCCCTGTCGCTGAAGGCGACCCAGGAAGACCCGTGGCGCCAGTTCGCCCGCACCCACGCGATCGGCCAGATCGTGCCGGGCAAGGTCACCAAGCTCGTCCCGTTCGGTGCGTTCGTGCGCGTCGAGGAGGGCATCGAGGGCCTGGTGCACATCTCCGAGCTGGCCGAGCGCCACGTGGAGATCCCGGAGCAGGTCGTGCAGGTCAACGGCGACGTGATGGTCAAGGTCATCGACATCGACCTGGAGCGCCGCCGCATCTCGCTGTCGCTGAAGCAGGCCAACGAGGGCTTCACCACCGAGTCCGAGTTCGACCCGACGCAGTACGGCATGGCCGCCGAGTACGACGAGCAGGGGAACTACATCTACCCCGAGGGCTTCGACCCGGACACCCAGGAGTGGCAGGAAGGCTTCGACAAGCAGCGTGAGGAGTGGGAGCGCCAGTACGCCGAGGCGCACACCCGCTACGAGGCGCACATGAAGCAGATCGCCAAGGCCGCCGAGCAGGACGCCGAAGCCGCCGCCAACGCGGCGACCGGTGTCGACCCCTCGGGCGGGGAGCAGAGCTACACCTCCGCTCCGGCCGACTCCGGCTCGAAGAGCACCGGTGGCACCCTCGCTTCCGACGAGCAGCTCGCGGCGCTCCGCGAGAAGCTCTCCGGCGGCGCGTGA
- a CDS encoding alpha/beta fold hydrolase → MKLTANGIGVHVQRLGAGSPVVFLHGLGTDSLASYYFTLGPAFAAAGHDVVMYDLRGHGRSERPPAGYRLETFVDDLTALLGELGVTERVHLVGNSFGGTIAFGFAARLPHRVASVTMIESEPATADWAAKMAANLGRAREQLADEAAFEWITANHGAHTSRLARSAGKVLRSSTLADDIPASAVLTTGEIAAVTAPVLAIYGAESDLAAQAPVLEGLLPVCRTVVVPGQRHSVLVERTELTRELVLGWVREHTLVETG, encoded by the coding sequence GTGAAGCTGACCGCCAACGGCATCGGCGTGCACGTCCAGCGCCTCGGCGCCGGTTCCCCGGTGGTGTTCCTGCACGGGCTCGGCACGGACAGCCTGGCCAGTTACTACTTCACCCTCGGCCCGGCGTTCGCCGCGGCCGGGCACGACGTGGTGATGTACGACCTGCGCGGGCACGGCCGCAGCGAGCGGCCGCCCGCCGGGTACCGGCTGGAGACCTTCGTCGACGATCTCACCGCGCTGCTCGGTGAGCTGGGCGTGACCGAGCGGGTGCACCTGGTCGGCAACTCCTTCGGTGGCACCATCGCCTTCGGCTTCGCGGCGCGCCTGCCGCACAGGGTGGCTTCGGTGACGATGATCGAGTCGGAGCCCGCGACCGCCGACTGGGCGGCGAAGATGGCGGCGAACCTCGGCCGGGCGCGCGAGCAGCTGGCCGACGAAGCCGCCTTCGAATGGATCACCGCGAACCACGGCGCGCACACCAGCAGGCTGGCGCGCTCGGCCGGGAAGGTGCTGCGCTCCAGCACGCTCGCCGACGACATCCCGGCCAGTGCGGTGCTCACCACCGGCGAGATCGCCGCGGTGACCGCGCCGGTGCTGGCCATCTACGGCGCCGAATCGGATCTGGCCGCGCAGGCGCCGGTGCTGGAGGGCCTGCTGCCGGTGTGCCGGACCGTGGTGGTGCCGGGCCAGCGGCATTCGGTGCTGGTCGAGCGGACCGAGCTGACCAGGGAGCTGGTGCTCGGCTGGGTGCGCGAGCACACGCTGGTGGAGACCGGATGA
- a CDS encoding GNAT family N-acetyltransferase: MTELHAVTAGGERVSAVLRRERYEPGAVELLWSAARVWRLFPEIGTTGTAGMDALLRAWRAELDAESPGEDSACVVTWPSHDAEAIRAFLDHGLAPVTALATRTEPPEVVERPGVTVRQARPDDFAAVLDLALEIFDYSSLVALPRREHTEDLLAPRLRTKLEQDTGTVWVAEIGGIVAGLADCSWVDVTGEAGAAELLPPGSWGYLNNVGTAREVRGRGIGRTLAAAAHAYFHERGAAGTYLYYNPPNPLSSVFWHRRGYRPLWTIWEVRPASLLR; this comes from the coding sequence ATGACCGAACTGCACGCGGTGACCGCCGGCGGCGAGCGCGTGTCCGCCGTGCTGCGCCGGGAACGGTACGAGCCCGGGGCGGTGGAACTGCTGTGGTCGGCCGCGCGGGTGTGGCGGCTGTTCCCGGAGATCGGCACGACCGGCACGGCGGGCATGGACGCGCTGCTCCGGGCGTGGCGGGCCGAACTGGACGCCGAATCGCCCGGTGAGGACTCGGCGTGCGTGGTGACCTGGCCGAGCCACGACGCCGAAGCGATCCGCGCCTTCCTCGACCACGGGCTGGCCCCGGTGACGGCGCTGGCCACGCGCACCGAGCCGCCGGAGGTCGTCGAGCGTCCCGGCGTGACGGTCCGGCAGGCGAGGCCGGACGACTTCGCCGCCGTGCTGGACCTGGCGCTGGAGATCTTCGACTACTCCTCGCTGGTCGCCCTGCCACGCCGGGAGCACACCGAGGACCTGCTCGCGCCGCGGCTGCGGACGAAACTGGAGCAGGACACCGGCACGGTCTGGGTGGCCGAGATCGGCGGCATCGTGGCCGGGCTCGCCGACTGCTCCTGGGTGGACGTGACCGGGGAGGCCGGTGCCGCCGAACTGCTGCCGCCGGGCAGCTGGGGCTATCTGAACAACGTGGGGACCGCGCGCGAAGTGCGCGGGCGCGGGATCGGGCGGACACTGGCGGCCGCGGCACACGCGTACTTCCACGAGCGCGGGGCGGCGGGCACCTACCTCTACTACAACCCGCCCAATCCGCTGTCCTCGGTGTTCTGGCACCGACGGGGTTATCGTCCACTTTGGACGATCTGGGAGGTTCGCCCGGCCTCGCTGTTGCGGTAG
- a CDS encoding glycosyltransferase, with translation MSRFLLVVPPLVGHVNPVVGVAAELARRGHEVAWAGHGELITRLAGAARVYDCALPPATARPPDLRGAAALKFLWEEGFLPLATAMAPAVEAAIADFRPDALLVDQQAVAGGLIADRLGLPWLTSATTSAELTDPLASMPKVRDWVLDRLAGLRASIGDPAGTADPRFSPHGVLAFTTAELAGEMRGVHFVGPSITDRESEKDFPWDWLDHRPTVLVTLGTANADAGARFLAECAATGVRAVVADPAGVLPSSDTVLSRPHVPQLELLPKMDAVVCHGGHNTVCESLWHDLPLVVAPIRDDQPVIAEQVAEAGAGVRVRFTKATADHLRVAISTVLDPGSGMRANAARIGRSFRAAGGAAAAAGHLEALTTAGVRA, from the coding sequence ATGAGCCGGTTCCTGCTGGTGGTGCCCCCGCTGGTCGGCCACGTCAACCCGGTCGTCGGGGTGGCCGCCGAGCTGGCCAGGCGCGGGCACGAGGTGGCGTGGGCCGGGCACGGCGAGCTGATCACCCGCCTGGCCGGGGCGGCCCGCGTCTACGACTGCGCCCTGCCGCCCGCCACCGCGCGCCCACCCGACCTGCGGGGTGCGGCGGCGCTGAAGTTCCTGTGGGAAGAGGGTTTCCTGCCACTGGCCACGGCCATGGCACCGGCGGTGGAAGCGGCGATCGCGGACTTCCGGCCGGACGCGCTGCTGGTCGACCAGCAGGCGGTGGCCGGCGGGCTGATCGCCGACCGGCTCGGCCTGCCGTGGCTGACCTCGGCCACCACCTCCGCCGAGCTGACCGATCCGCTCGCCTCGATGCCGAAGGTGCGCGACTGGGTGCTCGACCGGCTGGCCGGGCTGCGTGCTTCGATCGGCGACCCGGCGGGCACCGCCGATCCCCGCTTCTCCCCGCACGGCGTGCTCGCCTTCACCACCGCCGAACTGGCCGGGGAGATGCGCGGGGTGCACTTCGTCGGGCCGTCCATCACCGACCGGGAGTCCGAAAAGGACTTCCCGTGGGACTGGCTCGACCACCGGCCCACCGTGCTGGTCACCCTCGGCACGGCCAACGCCGACGCCGGCGCCCGGTTCCTCGCCGAATGCGCGGCCACCGGGGTGCGGGCGGTGGTCGCCGACCCGGCCGGCGTGCTGCCCTCCTCCGACACCGTGCTGTCGCGGCCGCACGTGCCGCAGCTCGAACTGCTGCCGAAGATGGACGCGGTCGTCTGCCACGGCGGGCACAACACCGTCTGCGAATCGCTCTGGCACGACCTGCCGCTGGTGGTCGCGCCGATCCGCGACGACCAGCCGGTGATCGCCGAGCAGGTGGCCGAGGCGGGCGCGGGCGTCCGGGTCCGGTTCACCAAGGCGACCGCGGACCACCTGCGGGTCGCGATCAGCACCGTGCTCGACCCCGGCAGCGGCATGCGCGCCAACGCGGCGCGGATCGGCCGGTCCTTCCGCGCGGCCGGTGGCGCCGCCGCGGCTGCCGGGCACCTGGAAGCCCTGACCACGGCGGGAGTGCGCGCATGA
- a CDS encoding class I SAM-dependent methyltransferase: MNSPPADRHDRAEARLGTAAVAYREVGSSEAAAANLAWWDADADDYHATHGEFLGEADFLWCPEGLREADLGLLGPVAGRRVLEVGCGSAPCARWLAAQGAHPVAIDLSAGMLRYALEAAGRTGIHVPLVQANAEYLPLADASFDAACSAFGAVPFVPSVDAVFAEVHRVLRPGAPWVFAVTHPMRWIFPDDPGPAGLTATQPYFDRTPYVEVDGAGKATYVEYHRTLGDYVRALAGAGLELLDLIEPEWPEGHTRVWGQWSPLRGKLFPGTAIFRTRKPG, from the coding sequence GTGAACTCCCCACCCGCTGATCGTCACGACCGCGCCGAAGCACGCCTCGGCACCGCCGCCGTCGCCTACCGCGAAGTGGGCTCCTCGGAGGCCGCCGCGGCGAATCTTGCCTGGTGGGACGCCGATGCCGACGACTACCACGCCACCCACGGCGAGTTCCTCGGCGAAGCCGACTTCCTCTGGTGCCCCGAGGGCCTGCGCGAAGCCGACCTCGGCCTGCTCGGCCCGGTCGCGGGCCGCCGGGTGCTGGAGGTCGGCTGCGGCTCGGCGCCGTGCGCGCGCTGGCTGGCCGCGCAGGGCGCGCACCCGGTCGCCATCGACCTGTCCGCGGGCATGCTGCGCTACGCGCTCGAAGCCGCCGGGCGCACCGGCATCCACGTCCCGCTGGTCCAGGCCAACGCCGAGTACCTGCCGCTGGCCGACGCCAGCTTCGACGCGGCCTGCTCGGCCTTCGGCGCGGTGCCGTTCGTGCCCTCGGTGGACGCGGTGTTCGCCGAGGTGCACCGGGTGCTGCGGCCGGGCGCGCCGTGGGTCTTCGCGGTCACCCACCCGATGCGCTGGATCTTCCCGGACGACCCCGGCCCCGCCGGGCTGACCGCCACCCAGCCCTACTTCGACCGCACCCCGTACGTCGAAGTGGACGGTGCGGGCAAGGCGACCTATGTGGAGTACCACCGCACGCTCGGCGACTACGTCCGCGCCCTGGCCGGTGCCGGGCTGGAGCTGCTCGACCTGATCGAGCCGGAGTGGCCGGAGGGGCACACCCGCGTCTGGGGCCAGTGGAGCCCGTTGCGCGGCAAGCTCTTCCCCGGCACCGCGATCTTCCGGACGCGGAAGCCCGGTTGA
- a CDS encoding AfsR/SARP family transcriptional regulator, with translation MTVGVRVLGELEVVRDGLLVTPSQPKVRQLLALLAVNWNKVVRTEQLRTELWGDSPPPKASTTLQVYVSNIRRMLAGEPRSASGTVVHRPRVGYALNLPEHTLDIARFAELARSGRAELDAGRLEEASSAFRGALEEWRGGPLCDLDPGEVLAPHVARLRQERAAVLEQRIEVDLVLGRHLDLIGELRELVQEYPTHEGLHAKLMLALHRSGMRSEALSVFQRLRTDLIDQLGLEPSASTRRLHQDLLDGEVNQDQPAGTTSIRRAKSWWHPPAQLLPDPAEVIGRDTEAERISGELREVSKLAVVTVAGGPGVGTSTLCAHVANQVRESFPDGQVYADLLAHESPGEVLAGFLRAIRGPDCWLPASEQERADLFRSWTARRRMLVVLDNVTAAEQLALLLPGGEGSAVLAGCRRRIAGPNGLPVTLRPLSATDSLRLLEAMIGAQVEREPDAAVELAELCGGLPAALIGAATRLALRPHWSISRVVHRLRAPGDRLGELSAGRLDLLASVERTSSLLDGDQADAFQRFAGLFGTAVSVPEFARACLIGERAAESRLEQLVELQLVDVEENRPQPGTGYFTYRMHPLVRLAALAIGERHQESLRATIR, from the coding sequence ATGACTGTCGGCGTGCGGGTCCTCGGCGAACTCGAGGTCGTGCGTGATGGCCTGCTGGTCACGCCATCGCAGCCGAAGGTGCGCCAGCTGCTCGCCCTGCTGGCGGTCAACTGGAACAAGGTGGTCCGCACCGAGCAGTTGCGCACCGAGCTGTGGGGCGACAGCCCGCCCCCGAAGGCCAGCACCACGCTCCAGGTCTACGTCTCGAACATCCGCCGCATGCTGGCGGGCGAACCGCGGTCGGCGAGCGGGACCGTGGTGCACCGGCCCCGCGTCGGTTACGCGCTGAACCTGCCCGAGCACACCCTCGACATCGCGCGCTTCGCCGAGCTGGCCCGGTCCGGCCGCGCCGAACTCGACGCCGGGCGCCTGGAAGAAGCCTCGTCCGCCTTCCGCGGCGCGCTGGAGGAATGGCGTGGCGGCCCGCTGTGCGACCTCGATCCCGGCGAGGTGCTCGCGCCGCACGTGGCCAGGCTGCGCCAGGAACGCGCGGCCGTGCTGGAGCAGCGCATCGAGGTCGACCTGGTGCTCGGCCGCCACCTCGACCTGATCGGCGAGCTGCGTGAGCTGGTCCAGGAGTACCCGACGCACGAGGGCCTGCACGCCAAGCTGATGCTGGCGCTGCACCGCTCCGGCATGCGGTCGGAGGCGCTGAGCGTGTTCCAGCGGCTGCGCACCGACCTGATCGACCAGCTCGGCCTGGAGCCGAGCGCCTCCACCCGCCGCCTGCACCAGGACCTGCTCGACGGTGAGGTCAACCAGGACCAGCCAGCCGGCACGACCAGCATCCGGCGGGCCAAGTCGTGGTGGCACCCGCCCGCGCAGCTGCTGCCCGACCCGGCCGAGGTGATCGGCCGCGACACCGAGGCCGAGCGGATCTCCGGTGAGCTGCGGGAGGTCTCGAAGCTGGCCGTGGTGACCGTGGCCGGTGGGCCGGGGGTGGGCACGTCCACCCTCTGCGCGCACGTGGCGAACCAGGTCCGCGAGTCCTTTCCGGACGGTCAGGTGTACGCGGACCTGCTGGCCCACGAGTCACCGGGCGAGGTGCTGGCCGGGTTCCTGCGTGCCATCCGCGGCCCGGACTGCTGGCTGCCCGCCAGCGAGCAGGAGCGGGCGGACCTGTTCCGCAGCTGGACCGCCCGCCGCCGGATGCTGGTGGTGCTGGACAACGTGACCGCCGCCGAGCAGCTGGCCCTGCTGCTGCCCGGCGGTGAGGGCAGTGCGGTGCTCGCCGGGTGCCGTCGCCGGATCGCCGGCCCGAACGGCCTGCCGGTGACGCTGCGCCCGCTGTCGGCAACGGACTCGCTGCGGCTGCTCGAAGCGATGATCGGCGCCCAGGTGGAGCGGGAGCCGGACGCCGCGGTCGAGCTGGCCGAGCTGTGCGGCGGCCTGCCCGCGGCGCTGATCGGCGCGGCGACCCGGCTCGCGCTGCGGCCGCACTGGTCGATCTCACGTGTGGTGCACCGGCTGCGCGCGCCGGGCGACCGCCTCGGCGAGCTGAGCGCGGGCAGGCTGGACCTGCTGGCCAGCGTGGAACGGACCTCGTCGCTGCTCGACGGCGACCAGGCCGACGCCTTCCAGCGGTTCGCCGGGCTCTTCGGTACCGCGGTGTCGGTGCCGGAGTTCGCCCGCGCCTGCCTGATCGGGGAGCGGGCCGCGGAATCCCGGCTGGAGCAGCTGGTCGAGCTGCAACTGGTCGACGTCGAGGAGAACCGCCCGCAACCGGGCACCGGATACTTCACCTACCGCATGCACCCGCTGGTCCGGCTGGCGGCGCTGGCCATCGGTGAACGCCATCAGGAATCCTTGCGCGCCACCATCCGGTAG